The Solenopsis invicta isolate M01_SB chromosome 1, UNIL_Sinv_3.0, whole genome shotgun sequence DNA segment CGAAATTACGAATTTAGATTGTCACGCTGAAGATGACCCAATACTAGGGTTGAAACGTTTGTTTTTCGTTGTacgcaaataatatttataacttttgagatatataaataaataatattagcaAGTACATCCTGTTTTACATGCTCGATCATGTTTtgcttgttttaaaattttcaagccTTGGATATatcgaatatttattttaaaagttttattttggcGGATATTctcgatttaaaattttctgtcAGTAGTATTAAGAATATTTCTACCAcacacaaaaactaataaattataacaaccTTCCAAATCAAAACGACGATCCATGATCGATGAAGAATAACGCGGAGCGTCCTAAAATTCGCTAAATATTCGCGAGATCGCGACCGGCGGCTATTAGCGTAACTCATCTCTTTGTATTCGGTTTCATCTGTAGTTTCCATACTGAATAAGCACGAATGTACGACCTCTGCCgtaatattctatattaaagATCCGGTCGGCGGCGCGTACATATGCCAAAGTAAATAGGGAGACTCGCGCACAAGTGTGCAAATAAAGTGCACACACCGTGTCCCGCTGTAGGACACGCAACGCGAGCGTAAGCCTCGATTGACCCGGCCATTGTATACGAGCAAATATTGCGCACAAGACACATTCCATTAATTAATATCGGGACGCATTCTTGTCTGTGTCCCTCATTTCACCCACCTGCGCAAATATTCATAATTCCTCTCccttcttcccccccccctctccctctctctctctctctctttctcgtcgcGTTTGCAAGCAGCGGTACATGTGTTTTAACTACGGCTTTGCTTTGGATTAATGACTTAACGGCGATCTAACGTAGGATATACGCTAATGAAGCGAAACTCTTAACGTGCGTTTTTGAGATTTTATGCGTTATCGAAAGATTTTATGTGATCTCAAAGAATACTTGAAGAGAACATATTAAAAGCTATTAAAGATAAAAGGATTCGGAAGTTTTCGAAGAGTAATGAAATatgaatttatgtaattaagtatacatacaaaaaatatatctttcttttcaatttaaattgaaaCGCATTTtgtttacacaaaatttaaaattatatgttatcgATGATGTTTAATGCAGAAATAGAGTTTTGATGtgacaaataaaagaaagtgtAAATAAATGTGAAAGAAATGTAGAGGAGAGCTAAAATCGCACAtacaataatttcaatatttgtacTTATTTTTCATCCTTAATTATTAAGtggaaatttgtttttatttattacgattttataataatcattgaTTACATAACAAAGTACTGGACTATCACAATTTATCTGATGTATTCTATCTTGCAAATTAAAATCCCTAGAAATGTAGTTACGTAAAAATTTCGTATGCAGCGCACGTAGTTTCGCAGAACTAATCATCGCtagttaacccttaaacacactgatcttataaaatacgtaaacacattttccggtctggaagactttttcaactttgagaagctttggtttcaatcaatatttttcaacaatcttttttttttcaaataagagTTCAGAATCTTAGAAATGTGATTGCACAATtagcattgccaaaaaataaattttgtgaaattataaaggaaaaaccattaagcaaaaataaaaaattatttaaaaatctactttttcttaaaaaaaaaaaatatatctttgcaaaaaaatttttaaggactttaaaatacggcgttttaaagctaaagagtcaaacttagaaaaaaagttatggcattgtcattcttttaaaagtataattatattatataataaggagaatacgaaatatttttgggtgtctaaatatttactttcttttaaatcatatttttgcaacaaaaaacttttcaagGACTTTACAATATGGCATTTTAAGTCTAAAGAATCATACTTTCCaaagaaattataacattgtcattttttttttaaagtataatatataaaagatccTAAACAACTTTGCtacaaaactataatttaatttaatgaccAGAATTATCTTCTTTGCGTATTAAGAGTTCTATAAATTTTGTTAGTAAATAATGACttttcatgaaataaaaaaagtgcgATTTTATATACGTAGCGGGAGAATTCCAAAACATTTGTTCATACAAAATCTAAATGAAATTTGTCACAGGTAAATTTGCACATCTGTTTATACAAAGTACGTGATTAACATATAAACCTTTTacgtcatataatttatatagtcaaattaAGTACGTATATATATCGCgttcaaaatagaaaattgtcAGTATCGATTTTGGAATTCCAAGGAATTAAACGGAATGAAGACTCTAGTTTTCGTCGCATGTATACTATCTGCCGTCGTGAGTATTAACAATTAGTGACTAATAATTTTGTTCCGAGTTGTACGTAAAAGATTCAATTAATccataaatatctttttgaatTTAGTTTGAAACTACAGTTTGAACatcattaaatttgaaaaatcatttaaattttagatttaaaaattgttaaaatatattaatattaaataacaaaaaaattctcgTTTTCAAGAATGTctaatgcaataattattattcattgatTAAAAGTTTAGAAAAAAGCGAAAAtgaatcttaaatatataacaaataatatgaatatattttataaaaattttcttattatatagatattaaaactATGCGCGGagagttttgtatttttattataagagcTTCAAAATCATCGTACGgaataaatgcatttaattgctttttaactaaaataatttaatccttTACCGCATGAATTTTTTTGTCCAATAAAATTGTTAGATGAAAATGCAATTACAACAACTTTgagctaaaatattaaataaaatatttttttgtttgtgccGTATATGGCACATGATGCGGTAAAGGGTTAAGACTCAACTCTTTTGAAGCGctttattgattatataatgttaaaggTAAGAAACGACAAGCAATAAATTGCTACATACcactttattttttagttagcttttaagaggatgctatactgacgggaattaccgacatattacagtgttcattaatttttgaattggctctaCAAAATCCAGAATAAGAGTACGCACCAAAATAAAGTCCAGGctgataaattttacaagaaaatcgcacaaaaagttaaaaatttattttttttggctCGTGGATCTATCAACcaaggttaacttttgtcatttactgatgttctgtagctcatatgtatgaaatgagactaGCCCGGACTTCAggaaactctaacaaacaacactgactgtgtgtcattccaatcaaaaacctaacaaaaaagtttaataggtaaacagctgtacgtgtataaattttacttagcgaacgtaaacaatggcaagcagagcaGTGACTGTAGTTAATAgatcttttcgcagatggcgaaataatcgaaaaacaaagacagatcgttggacaaagagcgatagcctggtctctctCGAAAAATAAACTGCagtgccgacgtcgaggaagttcttcggtcactatagcatcctctgaTTGAAAAACAATGATTTcgtaattctaaaatttgtcaaatattatgTAGTAAACTGAGATACCTGTTTGAATGGTATAATTTTCATCTATCATGATTTTAGACAGTTGAACTATACAGATGTTTTTAACAGccttgaattattttatttacaaaatgtgtttgCTGTATATTTTACAAGTTTCTGAATTACGAAATTATTGGTTTTAAGGGAAAACTAAAAAATAGATGTAcgtagtaattaatttattgtatgcCATTTCTCCTCTGATATTGTACAATCAATAGATGTAGTGCTATGAAAGCATCGAgccttaaaaatatattataatgtagtgatataatataataaaataaatagtgatataaaatataacaaaaataatattattaaaagtaatcaTTTCTGTGGATTTTAGTCGGCAGATAATATACTCGATcatcaaatatcaaatatttttaatataacagaatTACTTGATTATCTTGCAACGCTTAAACAATGTGCCTTGAAATTGGGTTTATCGGGTgagtgttttaattaaatatcaataattattaaatattttatatacttaataaCTTTATACCTcagtattaattatacaaaaaaatcgtATCTTGAACTTTTCAGTACAATTTTCAACACAATTctattcttattatatttcacaCTATTAAACAGTTAATTACAATGTATtcaaaactaatattttaatatacaaaaataaacgtgttacataatatttggtacattctaaattatttagtatattatttattattataagaaattttgtattattttattgtatcatattatattaattttataaatttatatgtgtgtTTAACTATGTCAGTAACTGAAATTATTTCTCtaagaaagacaaagagaaaaCGAAAATGGGAAAGAGAAAAACAAGaaagctttaattttaaaaggttTATGTTAGCGAGTCAATATCACTTTCGGAAAGCAATTTGTCAAGaataacatatatattgttttatgcaTTTGAATTACGTTATTAGAAACTTATAATTCATATATTGTAGAGATCGTCACTCCAGAGACAAGCTTTTGTTTATCGCAAAATAAAAACTTggtaagtaaatatatatttttaaatatacacaatATACGAGAGAAAATAGGAGAGAATTTATAAacggaaattatttaaatacggcTTACACATTccgttaaattaacattttttttttaatttctaaagaaatatttattaaatagataattatcAAATAGTTTACACTTTTAGAATAGTATAATGTATATTGGAATATGTGGAATAAGAAATAAGagattgaataaatattttttttttttaaatcttttttaatcttttaagattaaaagatgaaagatatattaataaatttaactacCATTTATTAcgcaatatatgtataagtgacatagatttaaatatataaatctttaacatttttaattagtaaatatatatatctttaacttttttatttagttacacatttttaattctaGATCGatgaaaaaaatggaataaaaatgaATGAGTCTaagatttatgttaaaaaaattattcgtgaTAGCAATCTGCAAGATGAAatggtaaaaatatttgaacaatGTCAAGAaccaaaaaagagaaaaagtaagtttaataataattttataatcatatacatatataatatattattcagaCATACGAAATTCTGctttaaatacatatacaatgtaaaatattatgtgcatttaatttataatatcatgaaaggtaattttaatttgttcttttatttgcaggcgataaatttaaaagaagcgGGTATGACGAAAccataaaattcttgaaatgcATCTTGCCATTTGTGAATTACGTTCTAAAAGGAGTGCCCTTCTAcaatagtataatataaaataatattaattatgccTTCTGAAATATTTCATCGTGAATGCAGTCAGGAACCAAACGATCTCAAGATtcaagagatttcaaactttatttgaaaaatatttaaggaaaaaaattaatattttctttactgtgttctataaataatctatttttaatattatgtaccaaagtttttatttataaacacaatatatataataaaggagAGTACAAACTTAGTAGATGTAATTGCAAATGACtttgtttatttaacaataaaatttaaagtaacaaAAACATAGGTTTCGATATTTATGTCAGGTCATCCTCAGGTATTCCATTTACGTTAATTTTTAACGATGTAATTCCATTGAAATACGATCGTGAACATAAATGcgaaaaaaatacgaaatttttatcTGTGCGACATCTGTGAATCTTACAGATTAGCATGACaaacaaaatatcaaaagatAAGCGACTTTAGttaaaaattcacaattaatacaaatatcaCATGATGCAATGaacgttatttaaaatatgtaaaacaataaaatggaGACTTAATTAAGACTGTGCTTATTAAAAACGATGCTACTTAACTTTAAGTATACTTGTTTCTTGCACACAATATCGCatttataattagttataatagtttaaaaattaaaaataatttttaatattatatatttaaaaagttaaattattaattgatttaatataaaaaatacaagcatttgaaaatatacaatcgaatttgtataatatatattatactataatattcttgaaactTTGCACACACCTTCCGTGTAATATTAGGAAGTAAAGCTTAGAAAATAAATCCTCTTAGAaaagatgttataaacaaattaattttaaagatagatgtttttcatttattgtcgaagttaattttttcataagtcATTTTCCAAgagagtttatttttttaaacattactgGTTCCTTTCTAATATTACTTGCAAGGTGCGtgcaaaattttgagaaataaatccTCTTAGAAAGAAcagaaagaaacatttttatacacgTTGCGGAAAAACTTTAACACACttgtttatgcaaaatttaaatgaaatatacgCCGCAGATAAATTTACACATCTGTTTATACAAGGTATGCGATAAAAGCTTGTGCGTTATACAatatacgcatatatatatcGCGTGCGAAATATCAATTGTCAGTATCGATTTTGGAGTTTTAACGAAATAAAccgaataaagattttaatactCATCACGTGTGTACTAGCTGCTGTCGTGAGTATTAGTGACTAATTATCAATACTCACGACGGCAGCTAATATACATGCAGTGAATACTAGAATTTTCATTCCGTTTAATTCGTTAAAATTCCAAAATTGCtattataaatatcttgttGAACTCCATTTGAGTGAACtccatttaaattaaatatccacaaagtcatttaaatttttacttaaaaatcgTTAAAGTATATTAATCTTAAACAGCAAATCCTTGTTTTCGTGAATTTctaatgcaataattattattcatagatcaaaaattaagaaaagagcAAGTATGAAACTAAGATATACAACAAAaagtatgaatatattttataaaaattttcttattatatagaTACTAAACCATGCGCGGAGAGTTCTGCATTTTAATACAAGAGCTTCGAAGTCATCGTATGGAACAAATTCATTCAATTGTTTTCTAAAGTAGTTttcttaagtaaaataatttaagactCAATTCTCTCGAGCTGTCTTATTAGTTGTACAACATTAGGGATGAAAAATGACAAGCAATAAATTGCTACgtacaactttatttttatagttctcttttactaacaataatttcgTAATCCTAAAATCTCTAAAATATATGGCAAACTGAGATACCTGTTCGATGtgttacgtaaaaatataaaaacattctttaaataatgatatattttttagctATCATGATTTGTGTTTGCTGTATATCTTACAAGTTTCTAAGCATTTCGACGATTTAAATCTCTCATTTGTATTTTTGTGACAGACTGATGGATGTGCGACCATACAAGAATTGTTAAAAAACGATTCTTAATTGTCCAAGCAATTCGTTTTGTACATTTAACCATTTAATTGAAGATGCTCGTTCAATTTGAATATGCAGGCGTTGAACTTATTGTTAGCTGCAGTATAAATAGGCCGAATAAATAATTCAGGGAACCTCTGAAAATAAAGTGAGCTTTTCACTTTAATAGATAACAAGATCGAAAGATCGTTAGAATAATGAAGTATGACATCTTCCTACTCGTTTATATCTGTTGACAGTTATTTTAGATcttgacttttttatttaaacgtctaacattaaaatagattaagtGGGAAAAAAGTTTTGTACAATAATAGTAGAATAGGGTTTTTAATCATCCcatctattatttattagtcGAAACATTTCTCattgaaacaagtaatatatcaaataatttttaaatgtatcttATGGATCTCTTTCAAATTAAggtaaaaaaggtaaaaaaatcattttaatatttaatattatatatataaaaatacataaaatatagtCACTGAATTGTCAATACGCTGTGAAAGGATTATATCGaaaatgcgcgagaacgttttgtaatttattttaatttcatttcgcATTTTCCTCACGACAGTGTCTGTGA contains these protein-coding regions:
- the LOC113004747 gene encoding uncharacterized protein LOC113004747 — protein: MKTLVFVACILSAVSADNILDHQISNIFNITELLDYLATLKQCALKLGLSEIVTPETSFCLSQNKNLIDEKNGIKMNESKIYVKKIIRDSNLQDEMVKIFEQCQEPKKRKSDKFKRSGYDETIKFLKCILPFVNYVLKGVPFYNSII